In a genomic window of Allomeiothermus silvanus DSM 9946:
- a CDS encoding SDR family NAD(P)-dependent oxidoreductase — MFNLRGKTILVTGGSRGIGAAIVRALAAGGAEVVLHYGRSQAEAERVAREAGNCYVVRADLAQPGVARELWEKALTFRGKIDVLVNNAGIAPYARVEDGFGQWSQVWNETLQVNLLALADLCREAILHYRTRGGGILINIASRAAFRGDDPDLMHYAASKGAVVALTKSIARGFGKEGILAYGVAPGWVETEMAADYIREHAADIARDIPIGSVAPPQDVANTVAFLAAGLAPHMTGATLDINGASYVR; from the coding sequence ATGTTCAACCTTAGGGGCAAGACCATCCTGGTCACGGGAGGCTCGAGGGGCATCGGGGCGGCCATCGTGCGGGCGCTGGCTGCAGGGGGAGCTGAGGTAGTGCTGCACTATGGGCGCAGCCAGGCCGAAGCCGAGCGAGTAGCCCGAGAGGCCGGGAATTGCTATGTGGTCCGGGCCGACCTGGCCCAGCCGGGGGTAGCCCGCGAGCTGTGGGAAAAGGCCCTGACCTTCAGGGGTAAAATTGATGTGCTGGTAAATAACGCCGGGATTGCACCCTACGCTAGGGTGGAAGATGGGTTTGGGCAGTGGAGCCAGGTCTGGAACGAAACCCTGCAAGTGAATCTGCTCGCCCTGGCTGACCTTTGCCGCGAGGCAATTTTGCATTACCGAACTCGAGGCGGTGGCATCCTTATCAACATCGCTAGCCGGGCGGCCTTCCGGGGGGATGACCCGGATTTGATGCACTATGCCGCCTCCAAGGGAGCGGTGGTGGCCCTCACCAAGAGCATCGCCCGCGGATTCGGCAAGGAGGGCATCCTGGCGTACGGGGTCGCGCCGGGCTGGGTCGAGACCGAGATGGCCGCCGATTATATCCGCGAGCATGCTGCCGATATCGCTCGGGATATACCCATCGGCAGCGTGGCTCCCCCGCAGGATGTCGCTAACACTGTGGCCTTCTTGGCCGCTGGGCTAGCCCCGCACATGACCGGGGCCACCCTGGACATCAACGGCGCCTCCTACGTCCGCTAA
- the nhaA gene encoding Na+/H+ antiporter NhaA: MIQTLLSPIQRFWESEARGGIILFGFAVAAFILANSPASSGYFELKKMLISLNVGGWSLEKTLASWVKDFLMAFFFLLVGLEIKREIVMGELSNPRQAALTIVAALGGMIVPALIYTALNAGGPGQPGWGVPMATDIAFAIGVLSLLGKRVPLGLKVFLTAFAIVDDLGAVLVIAFFYTSGLNLLALLISLGFFALALLAGRLKVTRLSIYLLIGAFMWYFMLESGVSPTVAAVLLALAVPVTRRVSLPELHSQLDEAARKNPEMLEAAMEHLEKTLVRAQSPLHRLEHALHPWSTYFIMPVFAFFNAGVAVSGEGLGTVGMGAFLGLLLGKPLGVLLLSWLAVRLGLAVLPAGVNWLMILGAGFLGGIGFTMSLFIAALGFADAPALLDQAKLGVLASSVVAAIVGLLAVWWAVRGREGEPNP, translated from the coding sequence ATGATCCAAACCCTACTCAGTCCGATTCAGCGCTTCTGGGAGAGCGAGGCCCGGGGTGGCATAATCCTCTTTGGGTTCGCGGTGGCAGCATTCATTCTGGCCAACTCTCCAGCCTCAAGCGGGTACTTCGAGCTCAAAAAGATGCTCATAAGCCTGAACGTGGGTGGGTGGAGCTTGGAAAAGACGCTGGCCTCCTGGGTCAAGGATTTCCTGATGGCCTTCTTTTTTTTGCTGGTGGGGCTCGAGATCAAGCGTGAGATCGTAATGGGCGAGCTTTCCAACCCCCGCCAGGCGGCCCTCACCATTGTCGCGGCCCTAGGTGGGATGATCGTGCCCGCTCTGATCTACACCGCCCTCAACGCCGGAGGGCCGGGGCAGCCAGGCTGGGGGGTGCCGATGGCCACCGATATCGCCTTCGCCATCGGGGTGCTTTCCCTATTGGGCAAGCGGGTACCGCTGGGGCTCAAGGTCTTCCTGACAGCCTTCGCCATCGTGGATGATCTGGGGGCGGTGCTGGTGATCGCCTTCTTCTACACCAGCGGGCTCAACCTCCTGGCCCTGCTCATCTCGCTAGGCTTTTTCGCTCTGGCCTTGTTGGCGGGCCGCCTTAAGGTGACCCGGCTGAGCATTTACCTGCTGATCGGGGCCTTTATGTGGTACTTCATGCTCGAGTCGGGGGTGAGCCCTACCGTGGCCGCGGTGCTGCTGGCCTTGGCGGTGCCAGTGACCCGCCGCGTCAGCCTGCCCGAGTTGCACAGCCAGCTCGACGAAGCCGCCCGCAAAAACCCCGAGATGCTCGAAGCCGCAATGGAACACCTGGAAAAAACCCTGGTGCGGGCGCAAAGCCCCCTGCATCGGCTCGAGCATGCCCTACACCCCTGGTCCACGTACTTCATCATGCCGGTCTTCGCCTTTTTCAATGCCGGGGTGGCGGTCTCCGGGGAGGGTCTCGGCACCGTGGGAATGGGGGCTTTTTTGGGCCTGCTGCTGGGCAAGCCTTTAGGCGTCCTGCTGCTATCCTGGCTAGCAGTACGCCTAGGGCTAGCGGTCTTGCCCGCCGGGGTCAACTGGCTGATGATCCTGGGGGCCGGCTTCCTGGGTGGGATCGGTTTTACCATGTCGCTGTTTATAGCCGCCCTAGGTTTTGCCGATGCACCGGCGTTGCTCGACCAAGCCAAGCTGGGGGTGCTCGCCTCCTCGGTGGTGGCAGCAATCGTCGGGTTGCTGGCAGTCTGGTGGGCTGTACGGGGTAGGGAGGGGGAACCAAACCCTTGA
- the acpP gene encoding acyl carrier protein, with protein sequence MAILDDVKEVIVDKLGVDAEKITPEARFIEDLGADSLDTVELIMGLEDKFGLEISDEEAEKIRTVQDAIDFIQSKKG encoded by the coding sequence ATGGCTATTCTCGACGATGTTAAAGAAGTGATCGTAGACAAGCTGGGCGTAGATGCCGAAAAAATCACGCCGGAAGCCCGTTTCATCGAAGACCTGGGGGCCGACAGCCTCGACACCGTAGAACTGATCATGGGCTTGGAGGATAAGTTCGGCCTGGAAATCTCCGACGAGGAGGCCGAAAAAATCCGCACCGTCCAGGACGCCATCGACTTTATCCAAAGCAAGAAGGGCTAG
- a CDS encoding phosphatase PAP2 family protein has product MLTRILQRAAPLSLLFFGILLPLIVLGVVSNEVLEREDIRLDRWFIGLVHPLASPILQTISLVLRFLGGVEVLGVASLFIVGYLFLRKHFWKAVFFALAMGGAMGLNLLAKAFFRRDRPLETLLHEPNYSFPSGHASGSMAFAVAVIILLWPSRWRWWAVIVGIGFTLLVGVSRIYLGAHYPSDVLGGWMASLAWVLGLRQALRSRLSG; this is encoded by the coding sequence GTGCTGACTCGAATCCTCCAACGCGCCGCGCCTTTGTCGCTTCTGTTTTTTGGCATCCTGCTGCCCCTGATCGTTTTGGGGGTCGTATCGAATGAGGTCTTGGAGCGCGAGGACATCCGCCTTGACCGCTGGTTCATCGGTTTGGTGCACCCGCTGGCCTCCCCAATTTTGCAAACGATCAGCTTGGTGTTGCGGTTTTTGGGCGGGGTGGAGGTGCTGGGGGTAGCTTCGCTTTTCATCGTGGGGTACTTGTTCCTTAGAAAACACTTCTGGAAGGCCGTGTTTTTCGCCCTGGCGATGGGGGGTGCGATGGGGTTGAACCTGCTGGCCAAGGCTTTTTTCCGCCGTGATCGCCCGCTCGAGACCCTCTTGCATGAGCCCAACTACAGCTTCCCTAGCGGCCACGCCAGCGGGAGCATGGCTTTTGCCGTGGCGGTAATCATCCTCCTCTGGCCGAGTCGCTGGCGGTGGTGGGCGGTGATTGTAGGTATCGGCTTTACTCTGTTGGTAGGGGTTTCCCGGATCTATCTGGGCGCCCACTACCCCTCGGACGTGCTGGGTGGGTGGATGGCCTCGCTGGCTTGGGTACTCGGGTTGCGTCAGGCACTACGCTCGAGGCTCAGTGGCTAG
- a CDS encoding RluA family pseudouridine synthase — translation MLRFTAQGVRLDQALAYEAKTSRVKAQEWIEMGIVRVDGKPVTKASYRLKGEWVEVEPPPERPPSVEPENVPLEILYEDQDLVVVNKPAGMITHPAPGVTSGTLVNAILGRYAELRGVLATQLEDEEAPPRPELIRPGIVHRLDKDTSGVILVARHEAAHRRLSEAFRGRSVYKRYLAITVGHPKEGTFAAPIGRHPVDRTRMHVGGIAPRYAETDFEILAIAGEYALVSAILHTGRTHQIRVHLKALHAPILGDDVYGKPSGLIARQALHAYELRIQHPRSGKYLEFTAPVPADMAGAWEALGGVWPQGIELGS, via the coding sequence GTGCTTCGTTTTACTGCCCAGGGCGTTCGCCTCGATCAAGCGCTGGCCTACGAGGCCAAGACCTCGAGGGTCAAGGCCCAGGAGTGGATCGAAATGGGCATCGTGCGGGTAGACGGTAAGCCGGTTACCAAGGCTTCTTACAGGCTAAAGGGGGAGTGGGTGGAGGTCGAGCCCCCCCCCGAACGCCCCCCCAGCGTCGAGCCGGAAAATGTGCCGCTCGAGATTCTCTACGAAGACCAGGACCTAGTAGTGGTCAACAAACCTGCTGGCATGATTACCCATCCCGCCCCGGGGGTTACCTCGGGAACCTTGGTGAACGCGATTTTGGGGCGTTATGCCGAGCTAAGGGGGGTGTTAGCGACCCAGCTCGAGGACGAAGAAGCGCCTCCACGACCCGAACTCATCCGGCCTGGCATCGTTCACCGGCTCGATAAGGACACCTCCGGAGTGATCTTGGTAGCTCGTCACGAGGCCGCCCACCGCCGGCTCTCCGAAGCTTTCCGGGGCCGCAGCGTGTATAAACGCTATCTGGCGATTACCGTAGGCCATCCCAAGGAGGGAACCTTCGCCGCCCCCATCGGACGCCACCCGGTGGACCGCACCCGGATGCACGTGGGGGGGATCGCCCCTCGCTACGCCGAGACCGACTTCGAGATCCTGGCGATTGCAGGCGAGTATGCCTTGGTGAGCGCCATCTTACACACCGGGCGGACCCACCAGATCCGGGTCCATCTCAAAGCCCTGCACGCCCCTATCTTGGGTGACGACGTGTATGGCAAGCCCTCAGGGTTGATCGCCCGGCAGGCCCTCCACGCCTACGAACTGCGCATCCAGCACCCCCGCAGCGGGAAGTACCTCGAGTTCACCGCCCCGGTGCCCGCCGACATGGCCGGGGCCTGGGAAGCTCTGGGCGGAGTTTGGCCGCAGGGAATTGAGTTGGGTAGTTAG
- a CDS encoding HD domain-containing protein — protein MIQQQIRSLAEQVKARSVTEGSHDWWHVWRVWQMAKRIAEAEQADLYLVELAALCHDLEDWKYPHDPVIEPLLTELRVAPPTIRQVLDICQRVSFKGAGVPDEMPTLEGQVVQDADRLDAMGAIGIARAFAYGGSKHRPLYDPAEPPELHASFEAYRNKSGSSLAHFYEKLLLLKDRMHTPTARKIARERHRYMEAFVKRFLIEWEGKDEIHAAEG, from the coding sequence GTGATCCAGCAACAGATACGATCCCTAGCCGAGCAGGTCAAAGCCCGTTCGGTGACCGAAGGCAGCCACGACTGGTGGCACGTCTGGCGGGTGTGGCAGATGGCGAAACGGATCGCCGAAGCCGAGCAGGCCGATCTCTACTTGGTCGAGCTAGCTGCGCTTTGCCACGACCTCGAGGACTGGAAATACCCCCACGATCCGGTAATCGAGCCCTTGTTGACCGAGCTTCGGGTGGCTCCTCCGACGATCCGGCAGGTCCTGGATATTTGCCAGCGGGTGAGCTTCAAGGGGGCCGGGGTCCCCGACGAGATGCCCACGCTCGAGGGCCAGGTAGTGCAAGACGCGGATCGGCTCGACGCCATGGGGGCCATCGGGATCGCCCGTGCCTTCGCCTACGGAGGTTCTAAGCACCGCCCCCTCTACGACCCCGCCGAGCCGCCCGAACTCCATGCCTCTTTCGAGGCTTACCGCAACAAGTCGGGCAGTTCACTAGCCCACTTTTACGAAAAACTCCTCCTGCTCAAAGACCGTATGCATACCCCAACCGCCCGGAAGATTGCCAGGGAGCGGCATCGGTACATGGAGGCGTTCGTAAAGCGGTTTCTGATCGAGTGGGAGGGGAAAGACGAAATACATGCAGCAGAAGGCTAA
- a CDS encoding PLP-dependent aminotransferase family protein, giving the protein MNNWESRFAGRMGRIKSSAIREILKVTQQPGIISFAGGLPAPDLFPVEQMRRAADTVLSQHGALALQYSTTEGHPPLREWVAAGLPNTTPDQVLITSGSQQALDLVGKLFIGPGDAVVVESPTYLGALQAFTPYEAAYLAVPMDQGGMVVEALEETLKQHQPKFIYALPSFQNPTGRHMDLSRRKKLVEVARRYAVPILEDDAYHHLAFSGQILPTLYELDQELGGGNVIYQSTFSKTLSPGLRVAWVVGPREVVSRLVQLKQGVDLHTPTFNQMLMYELAQTVLPELVVKIRNTYRERRDLMLAALEQHLAKEAHWNKPEGGMFLWLEIPEGLDSAELLKKAVEQKVAFVPGQPFHPDGSGANTLRLSFSNASPEDIRVGIERLGRALRSLLTVKG; this is encoded by the coding sequence ATGAACAACTGGGAATCGCGCTTCGCGGGGCGCATGGGCCGGATCAAAAGTTCTGCCATCCGCGAAATCCTCAAGGTAACCCAACAGCCCGGCATCATCTCGTTTGCGGGGGGCTTGCCCGCACCCGATCTCTTCCCCGTGGAGCAGATGCGACGAGCCGCCGATACCGTACTCAGCCAGCACGGAGCCCTAGCCTTACAGTACAGCACCACCGAGGGACACCCGCCCCTGCGCGAGTGGGTAGCCGCTGGGCTACCCAACACCACCCCCGATCAGGTGCTCATCACCTCAGGTTCGCAACAAGCCCTAGACCTGGTGGGCAAGCTCTTCATCGGACCGGGGGACGCGGTGGTGGTGGAATCCCCCACCTATCTGGGAGCCCTACAAGCATTCACTCCCTACGAAGCGGCCTACCTCGCTGTGCCGATGGACCAGGGCGGGATGGTGGTAGAGGCGCTGGAGGAGACCCTGAAGCAGCACCAGCCCAAGTTCATCTACGCCCTACCCAGCTTCCAAAACCCCACCGGGCGGCACATGGATCTCTCCCGGCGCAAGAAGCTGGTGGAGGTAGCCCGCCGTTACGCGGTACCCATCCTCGAGGACGACGCCTACCACCACCTGGCCTTCTCCGGCCAGATCCTGCCCACCCTCTACGAACTCGACCAAGAGCTAGGCGGCGGCAACGTCATCTACCAGAGCACCTTCTCCAAAACCCTCTCGCCGGGCTTGCGGGTGGCCTGGGTGGTGGGGCCGCGCGAGGTAGTAAGCCGTCTAGTACAGCTCAAGCAGGGCGTGGACCTGCACACCCCGACCTTCAACCAGATGCTGATGTACGAGCTGGCCCAGACGGTCTTGCCGGAGCTGGTGGTGAAGATCCGCAACACCTACCGCGAGCGCCGGGACCTTATGCTCGCCGCCCTCGAGCAACACCTCGCCAAGGAAGCCCACTGGAACAAACCCGAGGGAGGGATGTTCTTGTGGCTCGAGATCCCCGAGGGCCTCGACTCCGCCGAACTCCTCAAGAAAGCGGTGGAGCAGAAGGTGGCCTTCGTACCTGGCCAGCCCTTCCACCCCGACGGCTCGGGGGCCAACACCCTGCGGCTTTCCTTCTCCAATGCCTCGCCGGAGGACATCCGGGTAGGAATCGAGCGGCTGGGCCGGGCGTTACGCTCGCTGCTCACCGTGAAGGGCTAG
- a CDS encoding deoxyguanosinetriphosphate triphosphohydrolase, producing the protein MLFPRERLEQSEAQVLAPYASKSGQSRGREFPEKESAYRTAFQKDRDRVIHTTAFRRLEYKTQVFVNYEGDYYRTRLTHTLEVAQVAKSIARALGLNEDLSETIALSHDLGHPPFGHAGERVLHELMAEHGGFDHNRQSLRIVTHLEERYPGFRGLNLTWETREGIMKHETVYDAPDGSFEPDKRPSLEAQIVNLADEIAYSVHDLDDGLRSGILSPAQLVEVPLLQELAKELEFDLEKLSEFHRRVFIRELLGLIITDAVMATHTALEAGRITSLEGVRNHPTPLAGYSEGLKTQLAELRNFLYANLYRHHHVVREVGKSKRVLTELFRQYTELPEMLPPNVRSAVEREGLHRAVCDYIAGMTDRFALEEYSRLFDPRS; encoded by the coding sequence ATGCTTTTCCCGCGTGAACGCCTCGAGCAAAGCGAAGCCCAGGTTCTAGCTCCCTACGCTTCTAAGTCCGGCCAGAGCCGGGGGCGCGAGTTCCCCGAAAAGGAATCGGCTTACCGCACCGCGTTTCAAAAAGACCGCGACCGGGTGATCCACACCACCGCTTTCCGCCGGCTCGAGTACAAGACCCAGGTCTTCGTCAACTACGAAGGTGACTACTACCGCACCCGACTCACCCATACCCTCGAGGTAGCCCAGGTAGCAAAGAGCATCGCCCGGGCCTTGGGCCTCAACGAGGACCTCTCCGAAACCATCGCCCTCTCCCATGATCTGGGCCACCCGCCCTTCGGACATGCCGGAGAGCGGGTATTACACGAGCTGATGGCAGAACACGGCGGCTTCGACCACAACCGCCAGAGCCTGCGCATCGTAACCCATCTGGAAGAGCGCTACCCCGGCTTTCGCGGGCTCAACCTGACCTGGGAGACCCGCGAAGGCATCATGAAGCACGAAACCGTCTACGACGCGCCGGATGGAAGCTTCGAACCCGACAAGCGACCCAGCCTCGAGGCCCAGATCGTCAACCTGGCTGACGAGATCGCCTACAGCGTCCACGATCTCGACGACGGATTGCGCAGCGGCATCCTCTCCCCCGCCCAGCTCGTCGAGGTTCCCCTGCTGCAAGAGTTGGCCAAGGAACTCGAGTTCGACCTGGAAAAGCTCTCCGAGTTCCACCGCCGGGTGTTCATCCGCGAGCTGTTGGGCCTCATCATCACCGACGCGGTCATGGCGACCCACACCGCGCTCGAGGCGGGCCGGATAACAAGCCTCGAGGGCGTGCGCAACCACCCTACCCCCCTGGCTGGCTACTCCGAAGGGCTCAAGACCCAGTTGGCCGAGCTGCGGAACTTCCTCTACGCCAACCTCTACCGCCATCACCACGTAGTGCGCGAGGTCGGCAAGAGCAAGCGGGTGCTCACCGAACTCTTCCGTCAGTACACCGAACTCCCCGAGATGCTGCCGCCAAACGTGCGCAGCGCCGTGGAGCGGGAAGGGTTGCACCGGGCAGTGTGCGACTACATCGCGGGTATGACCGACCGATTCGCCCTGGAGGAATACAGCCGCCTCTTCGACCCCCGGTCGTAG
- the fabF gene encoding beta-ketoacyl-ACP synthase II: MRRVVITGMGPVSPIGVGNEAFHKAQLEGKSGVRRITRFDPSKLRCQIAGEVDINPEEYIDKRELRRLDRFVQLALIAGELALKDAGLDLEKEDKTRIGTLVGSGIGGMETWELQSRIFLERGPDRLSPFFIPMIIANMASGQLAMRYGFMGPSSTSVTACTTGADAIGNAFRIVQLGEAEVMVAGGSEAVVTAMAMGGFDVMRALSTRNDEPEKASRPFSASRDGFVLSEGAAIVVLEEYEHAKARGARIYAELVGFGRSADAYHVTEPHPEGLGASLAMRAAIRDAGIRPEQVGHINAHATSTPVGDKAEVKAIKQLFGDHAYRIPITATKSMTGHLLGAAGAIEAIASIQALYHGVLPPTINLTDPDPELDLDFIPNTPREQKVDYVLSNSFAFGGMNASLLFKRV; the protein is encoded by the coding sequence ATGCGACGAGTCGTCATCACGGGCATGGGGCCAGTCTCGCCAATTGGAGTTGGCAACGAAGCCTTTCATAAAGCCCAACTCGAGGGTAAAAGCGGCGTCCGCCGCATCACCCGATTCGACCCTTCCAAGCTACGCTGCCAAATCGCTGGCGAGGTGGATATCAACCCCGAGGAGTACATCGACAAGCGGGAGTTGCGCCGCTTGGATCGCTTTGTACAGCTGGCCCTGATCGCGGGCGAACTTGCTCTAAAAGATGCCGGGCTGGATCTAGAGAAAGAAGACAAAACCCGCATCGGCACCTTGGTGGGCTCAGGAATCGGCGGGATGGAGACCTGGGAGTTGCAATCGAGGATATTCCTCGAGCGCGGCCCAGACCGCCTCTCTCCCTTCTTTATCCCTATGATCATCGCCAACATGGCCTCCGGCCAGCTCGCCATGCGCTACGGTTTCATGGGGCCTTCATCTACCTCGGTGACGGCTTGCACCACCGGTGCCGATGCCATCGGCAACGCCTTTCGGATCGTCCAGCTTGGCGAGGCCGAGGTGATGGTAGCCGGGGGGAGCGAGGCGGTGGTGACGGCTATGGCCATGGGCGGCTTCGACGTGATGCGGGCCCTTTCCACCCGCAACGATGAGCCCGAAAAAGCCAGCCGCCCTTTCTCCGCTTCGCGCGACGGCTTCGTGCTCTCGGAGGGGGCGGCTATTGTGGTGCTCGAGGAGTACGAGCACGCCAAAGCCCGGGGGGCCCGCATCTATGCCGAGCTGGTGGGCTTTGGCCGCAGTGCCGACGCCTACCACGTCACCGAGCCGCACCCCGAAGGGCTAGGGGCCTCGCTGGCCATGCGGGCGGCCATCCGCGACGCGGGTATCCGCCCCGAGCAAGTGGGGCACATCAACGCCCACGCCACCTCCACCCCGGTGGGGGACAAGGCCGAGGTCAAGGCCATCAAGCAGCTTTTCGGGGACCACGCCTACCGCATCCCGATCACCGCCACCAAGAGCATGACCGGGCACCTCCTGGGGGCGGCTGGGGCCATCGAGGCCATCGCTAGCATCCAGGCTCTTTACCACGGGGTACTGCCACCTACCATCAACCTCACCGATCCCGATCCCGAACTCGACCTGGACTTCATCCCCAACACCCCACGAGAACAAAAGGTGGACTACGTACTCTCCAACTCCTTCGCCTTCGGGGGGATGAACGCCTCGCTGCTGTTCAAGCGCGTCTAG
- a CDS encoding IS256 family transposase codes for MGKRTKVAASPIGEHLEARSSSPTWETLRDWLRGKIRELMQGLLEEEVTEFLGRARYERRAAVDACGYRNGYGKPRKLTTSMGTIEVRRPRVRGVEERFESRILPLFARRTREVSELLPELYLHGLAEGDFDLALRGLLGEEAALSARTVARLKERWQAEWEAWRTQRLDDRAVVYLWVDGVYVKAGLERERAALLVAIAALSDGRKVVVAVVPGYRESVESWSEVLRDLRERGMNAPRLVIGDGHLGIWGALRNVWPEADEQRCWNHKVLNVLEQLPRHQQAVAKPMLGAIAYAPTRAEAERKGKEFEAWCHRHGYGKAAQTLGRDWERMVTFYRYPKEHWRHLRTTNVIESPFAALRLRTDAAKRFKKVERATAVIWKMLMVAQKRFRRLNAPELLAKVHAGVRYEDGIEVTQEEVAA; via the coding sequence ATGGGGAAGCGTACCAAAGTGGCTGCTTCGCCGATAGGCGAACACCTTGAGGCCCGTTCGTCATCTCCCACCTGGGAGACGTTGCGGGATTGGCTGAGGGGGAAGATCCGGGAGTTGATGCAGGGGCTGCTGGAGGAGGAAGTGACGGAATTTCTGGGCCGTGCCCGGTATGAGAGGCGGGCGGCCGTCGATGCGTGCGGTTACCGCAACGGCTACGGCAAGCCGCGGAAGCTGACGACCTCCATGGGCACCATCGAGGTGCGGCGGCCCCGGGTCCGGGGGGTGGAGGAGCGGTTCGAGAGCCGGATTCTCCCCCTGTTCGCCCGGCGCACGAGGGAGGTCTCGGAGCTGTTGCCCGAGCTGTACCTGCACGGGCTGGCCGAGGGCGACTTCGACCTGGCCCTGCGGGGGCTGCTCGGAGAGGAGGCGGCGCTTTCGGCCCGGACGGTAGCCCGCCTGAAGGAGCGGTGGCAGGCGGAGTGGGAGGCCTGGCGCACGCAGCGGCTGGACGACCGGGCGGTGGTCTACCTGTGGGTGGACGGGGTGTACGTGAAGGCGGGCTTGGAGCGCGAGCGGGCGGCGCTCTTGGTGGCCATCGCCGCCTTGTCGGATGGCCGCAAGGTGGTGGTGGCGGTCGTACCCGGGTACCGGGAGTCGGTGGAGAGCTGGTCGGAAGTGCTGCGGGACCTGCGGGAGCGGGGGATGAACGCGCCGCGGCTGGTGATCGGGGACGGGCACCTGGGGATCTGGGGGGCACTGCGCAACGTGTGGCCGGAGGCCGACGAGCAGCGGTGCTGGAACCACAAGGTGCTCAATGTGCTGGAGCAGTTGCCGCGCCACCAGCAGGCCGTGGCCAAGCCCATGCTGGGGGCCATCGCCTACGCGCCGACCCGGGCGGAGGCGGAACGGAAGGGCAAGGAGTTCGAGGCCTGGTGTCACCGGCACGGCTACGGCAAGGCGGCGCAGACGCTGGGGCGGGACTGGGAGCGGATGGTGACCTTCTACCGGTACCCCAAGGAGCACTGGCGCCACCTGCGGACCACGAACGTGATCGAATCGCCCTTCGCCGCACTGCGGCTGCGGACGGATGCGGCCAAGCGGTTCAAGAAGGTGGAACGGGCCACGGCAGTGATCTGGAAGATGCTGATGGTGGCCCAAAAGAGGTTCCGGCGGTTGAATGCCCCGGAGTTGCTGGCCAAGGTCCACGCCGGGGTGCGCTACGAGGACGGCATCGAGGTCACCCAGGAGGAGGTCGCTGCCTGA
- the ruvB gene encoding Holliday junction branch migration DNA helicase RuvB has product MEGDLTLRPKRLEDYVGQRRLKEKLAVYLQAAKNRGEPLDHMLLFGPPGLGKTTLAHVIANELGVNIRVTSGPAIEKPGDLAAIVTNSIEEGDILFIDEIHRLSRAAEEHLYPAMEDFKIDIVIGQGPAARTLRLDLPRFTLIGATTRPGLISGPLRSRFGIIEHLEFYTEEELAQGVMRDAALIGLAITEEAAHEIGRRSRGTMRIAKRLFRRVRDYAEVAGEDTVTLERAREALDALGLDSMGLERRDRVILETLLQRFGGGPVGLDTLATALSEDPATLEEVHEPFLIQLGFLKRTPRGRVATERAYHHLGYPLPASQELFES; this is encoded by the coding sequence GTGGAAGGCGACCTAACCCTAAGACCCAAGCGTCTCGAGGATTACGTGGGCCAGCGGCGGCTCAAGGAAAAGCTCGCGGTGTATTTGCAAGCGGCCAAAAACCGAGGGGAACCGCTCGACCACATGCTGCTTTTCGGCCCTCCCGGGCTGGGCAAGACTACCTTAGCGCACGTGATCGCCAACGAACTTGGGGTGAACATCCGGGTCACCAGCGGGCCGGCCATCGAGAAGCCCGGAGATCTGGCGGCCATCGTGACCAACTCCATCGAGGAGGGCGACATCTTGTTTATCGACGAGATCCACCGCCTCTCCCGCGCTGCCGAGGAGCACCTCTACCCGGCGATGGAGGACTTCAAGATCGACATCGTCATCGGCCAGGGTCCTGCCGCCCGCACGCTACGGCTGGATTTGCCGCGCTTTACCCTGATCGGAGCGACCACCCGCCCCGGCCTGATCTCCGGCCCCCTACGTAGCCGTTTTGGCATCATCGAGCACCTCGAGTTCTACACCGAGGAAGAACTAGCCCAAGGGGTCATGCGCGACGCGGCGCTGATAGGGCTCGCCATCACCGAGGAGGCCGCCCACGAGATCGGGCGGCGCTCGCGGGGTACTATGCGCATCGCCAAGCGCCTTTTCCGCCGGGTGCGCGACTACGCCGAGGTAGCCGGGGAAGATACCGTTACCCTCGAACGTGCTCGTGAGGCCTTGGATGCCCTGGGCCTGGATTCGATGGGCCTCGAGCGGCGCGATCGGGTGATCCTGGAGACCCTTCTGCAGCGCTTTGGGGGGGGGCCCGTGGGCCTCGACACCCTGGCCACCGCCCTCTCAGAAGACCCCGCAACGCTCGAGGAAGTCCATGAACCTTTCTTGATCCAGCTCGGCTTCCTCAAGCGCACCCCCCGGGGCCGGGTTGCTACCGAGCGGGCCTACCATCACCTGGGCTACCCCCTGCCCGCCTCACAGGAGTTATTCGAGTCGTGA